The nucleotide window TTCCGCACCACCGACGTGACGGGTTCCTGTGACCTGCCGGAAGGTGTGGAGATGGTGATGCCGGGCGACAACGTGAAGATGACTGTTTCCCTGATCGCGCCGATCGCGATGGAAGACGGTCTGCGCTTCGCCATCCGCGAAGGTGGCCGCACCGTCGGCGCCGGCGTGGTCTCCAAGATCATCGAGTGATCGATGTGTGGAAAGCCGCGGATAATGGCGTTCGCGGCTTTTCAATATCTGCAGTTTGAAACTGCAGGCCAGTAGCTCAATTGGTAGAGCAGCGGTCTCCAAAACCGCAGGTTGGGGGTTCGAGTCCCTCCTGGCCTGCCATCTTTGTTCGTAACGCGGGCGCCCTGGGGTGTACCGCGCTTTTGGTTGTCTAGCCGTATGGTCGCAGAAAAGTCGCCCCTCGACGCCGCCAAATTGATCTTCGCTCTTGCGTTGGTCGCTGCGGGGGTGGTCGGTTTCTACTACTACGAAGACCAGTCTCAGTTGTACCGGGTGCTGGGGCTTCTGGTGGTGGTTGCCATGGCGGCGGCGGTCGCTATGACCACTTGGTTGGGGCGCAATGTCTGGGCCTCGGGCAAGGCCTCCTACAACGAGGTGCGGCGGGTTATCTGGCCGACGCGTCAGGAAACCCTGCAGACGACCTTGGTGGTCATGGTGGTGGTGCTCATCGTTGCGATATTCCTGTGGCTGGTCGACAGCCTGTCGCTGTGGGTGGTCCGCTGGCTGACGGGGCTGGGAGGCTAAGGATATGGCGAAGCGCTGGTATGTGGTCCATGCCTACTCGGGCTTTGAGAACCAGGTACGCAAGTCACTGATCGATCGCGTCAAGCGCGCCGAGATGGAAGACCTGTTCGGCGAGATTCTCGTGCCCACCGAAGAGGTGGTGGAGATCCGCGAAGGGCAGAAGCGCCGTAGTGAGCGCAAGTTCTTCCCCGGCTATGTGCTGGTGCAGATGGAAATGAACGATGCCACCTGGCATCTGGTGCGCGAAGTGCCCCGGGTGATGGGCTTCATCGGTGGTACCACCGATAGGCCGGCGCCCATCACGGAGCGTGAGGCTGAAGCCATCCTCAATCGCGTCAAGGAAGGGGCCGAGAAGCCCCGGCCGAAGGTGCTGTTCGAGGTGGGCGAAGTGGTGCGGGTCACCGAGGGCCCTTTCACCGACTTCAATGGCGTGGTGGAAGAGGTCAATTACGAGAAGAGTCGCCTGCGCGTGGCGGTACTCATCTTTGGTCGTTCCACCCCGGTCGAACTGGAGTTCGGCCAGGTTGAGAAGACCTGACGATTTTTGTGGCGGGCGCCGGTGTGCCGGGGCCCGTGTCGGTATGGATCGGGGAGCCGCAAGGCGTTCGCACCCGCCCAAGGAGTCTTGAATGGCCAAGAAAGTAACGGCTTACATCAAGCTGCAGGTCGCAGCTGGTCAGGCGAATCCCAGTCCCCCGGTCGGGCCCGCACTGGGTCAGCACGGTGTCAACATCATGGAGTTCTGCAAGGCGTTCAACGCCCAGACGCAGAACATCGAGGCGGGTCTGCCGACTCCCGTGGTGATCACCGTCTACAACGACCGCAGCTTCACCTTCGTCACCAAGACCCCGCCCGCGGCGGTGCTGCTGAAGAAGGCCGCCGGCATCAAGTCCGGCAGCGGCCGTCCGAACACCGAGAAGGTCGGCACCGTGACTCGCGAACAGCTCGAAGAGATCGCCAAGACCAAGATGCCCGATCTCAATGCGGCCGAGCTGGATGCGGCGGTGCGCTCCGTTGCGGGTACCGCCCGCAGCATGGGCCTGAACGTGGAGGGACTGTAAGTCATGGCGAAGCTCAGCAAGCGGCAGAAAGCCATCCGTGAAAAGCTCGAGCCGGGCAAGGCCTATGAACTGGTCGAGGCCCTGGAGCTGCTGAAGTCCTTCCCGACCGCGAAGTTCGCCGAGTCGGTGGATGTCAGCGTCAACTTGGGTGTGGACCCCCGTAAATCCGATCAGGTAGTGCGCGGTTCCACCGTGTTGCCCAACGGCACCGGCAAGACCGTGCGCGTCGCCGTGTTCGCCCAGGGCGACAACGCCGAAGCAGCCAAGGAAGCCGGCGCCGACCTGGTCGGCATGGACGATCTGGCCGAGCAGATCAAGGGCGGCGATCTGAACTTCGATGTGGTTATTGCCAGCCCCGACACCATGGGTGTGGTGGGTCGTCTGGGAACCATCTTGGGCCCTCGTGGTCTGATGCCGAACCCGAAGGTTGGTACCGTGACCACCGATGTGGCGGGTGCCGTGCGCAACGCCAAGGCCGGTCAGGTGCGCTACCGCACCGACAAGGGCGGCGTGATCCACTGCTCCATCGGCAAGCTCGATTTCGAGGTGCCGGCGCTGCAGCAGAACCTGGAGGCGCTGATTGCTGACCTGACCAAGGCCAAGCCGTCGGCTGCCAAGGGCGTGTATCTGAAGAAGATCACGATCTCTTCCACCATGGGCCCCGGCCTGGCGGTGGATACCGGCGCCTACGTCGGTTAACGATTCAAGCCCCGTCGGCACGTCCGGCGGGCAAAGTGTCTTGAGGCTGTCGGTTGATGCGGCAGCCGTCAAAGACCGCATGGTGCGCGCAAGCGCTTAAAGGCAAGGGGCGACCCAAGCCGCCTGCGCAGACGGTGAGTAGCTCAGACAGGATTTCCTGCATGAGGCCACCGTGTCGAGGGGCGAGCTCGTGCTCGGCCCTCACTGGGTGACGGCGATGTCCGTCGTCGCTCGGACCATGCACGTTCCAGGAGGAAATAGAATGGCTCTCAATCTGGAACAGAAAAAGGCGATGGTGCAGGAAGTCGCCGCTGTCGCGCAGGACGCCCAGGCCGCCATTGGCGCGGAATACCGTGGGCTGACTGCGGTGCAGATGGATGAACTGCGAGCCGAGGCGCGCAAGCAGGGTGTCTACCTTCGGGTGGTCAAGAACACTCTGATGCGTCGAGCCGTGGAGAACACTCCCTTCGAATGCATGAAGGAAGGCTTCACCGGCCCGTTGCTGATGGCGTTTTCGCAGGAAGAG belongs to Alkalilimnicola sp. S0819 and includes:
- the nusG gene encoding transcription termination/antitermination protein NusG; protein product: MAKRWYVVHAYSGFENQVRKSLIDRVKRAEMEDLFGEILVPTEEVVEIREGQKRRSERKFFPGYVLVQMEMNDATWHLVREVPRVMGFIGGTTDRPAPITEREAEAILNRVKEGAEKPRPKVLFEVGEVVRVTEGPFTDFNGVVEEVNYEKSRLRVAVLIFGRSTPVELEFGQVEKT
- the rplJ gene encoding 50S ribosomal protein L10, with amino-acid sequence MALNLEQKKAMVQEVAAVAQDAQAAIGAEYRGLTAVQMDELRAEARKQGVYLRVVKNTLMRRAVENTPFECMKEGFTGPLLMAFSQEEPGAAARVLKDFGKQNEKLVVKLIALQGRLLNAGDLDRVASMPTRDEAISVLMATMRAPVQKLATTLNEVPGKLVRTLAAVRDAKQ
- the rplA gene encoding 50S ribosomal protein L1; the encoded protein is MAKLSKRQKAIREKLEPGKAYELVEALELLKSFPTAKFAESVDVSVNLGVDPRKSDQVVRGSTVLPNGTGKTVRVAVFAQGDNAEAAKEAGADLVGMDDLAEQIKGGDLNFDVVIASPDTMGVVGRLGTILGPRGLMPNPKVGTVTTDVAGAVRNAKAGQVRYRTDKGGVIHCSIGKLDFEVPALQQNLEALIADLTKAKPSAAKGVYLKKITISSTMGPGLAVDTGAYVG
- the secE gene encoding preprotein translocase subunit SecE — protein: MVAEKSPLDAAKLIFALALVAAGVVGFYYYEDQSQLYRVLGLLVVVAMAAAVAMTTWLGRNVWASGKASYNEVRRVIWPTRQETLQTTLVVMVVVLIVAIFLWLVDSLSLWVVRWLTGLGG
- the rplK gene encoding 50S ribosomal protein L11, with the protein product MAKKVTAYIKLQVAAGQANPSPPVGPALGQHGVNIMEFCKAFNAQTQNIEAGLPTPVVITVYNDRSFTFVTKTPPAAVLLKKAAGIKSGSGRPNTEKVGTVTREQLEEIAKTKMPDLNAAELDAAVRSVAGTARSMGLNVEGL